The following are encoded together in the Streptomyces flavofungini genome:
- a CDS encoding CbtA family protein — protein sequence MPTSPKSPNSPTAPRTSPDPTGEPPKSPETTDTSASRESGRSPVLPLLGRGMVAGALGGLVAGLFSLLLAEPLMDKAIRAEEARSHEHEPAGGAVQHHEELFSRSTQHAGLVIALVVAGIAIGVLFAVAYALVHRRDPRGNPWPRALAFCAAAFCAVSLFPALRYPAAPPGVGDAGTVGDRQEMWLGAVALGVLGMFLVWQVYVRLATRPVPVRQCAAAVTAVAVLALLWALPDNPDPVPVSATLLWDFRMLSLASHVLMWAVFAVVFGGLGLRALRTKEPVTADASGYGSAAPAS from the coding sequence ATGCCGACGTCCCCGAAGTCCCCGAACTCTCCCACCGCTCCCCGCACTTCCCCCGACCCCACCGGCGAACCCCCCAAGTCGCCCGAAACCACTGATACATCCGCGTCCCGCGAGTCCGGGCGCTCCCCCGTGCTGCCGCTGCTCGGTCGCGGGATGGTCGCCGGAGCGCTCGGCGGCCTGGTCGCCGGGCTGTTCTCGCTGCTGCTCGCCGAACCCCTGATGGACAAGGCGATCCGCGCCGAGGAGGCCCGCTCGCACGAGCACGAGCCCGCGGGTGGCGCCGTCCAGCACCACGAGGAGCTGTTCTCGCGCTCCACCCAGCACGCGGGCCTGGTGATCGCCCTGGTCGTGGCGGGCATCGCGATCGGCGTGCTGTTCGCCGTCGCGTACGCGCTCGTGCACCGGCGTGATCCGCGCGGCAACCCGTGGCCGCGCGCCCTCGCGTTCTGCGCGGCCGCGTTCTGCGCCGTCTCGCTGTTCCCCGCGCTGCGCTATCCGGCGGCCCCGCCCGGGGTCGGGGACGCGGGCACCGTGGGCGACCGGCAGGAGATGTGGCTCGGCGCGGTCGCCCTCGGCGTGCTCGGCATGTTCCTGGTGTGGCAGGTGTACGTGCGCCTCGCCACGCGCCCCGTACCGGTGCGGCAGTGCGCGGCTGCCGTGACGGCGGTGGCGGTCCTCGCGCTCCTGTGGGCGCTGCCCGACAACCCCGACCCGGTCCCGGTCAGCGCGACCCTGCTGTGGGACTTCAGGATGCTGTCCCTGGCGTCGCACGTGCTGATGTGGGCGGTGTTCGCGGTCGTGTTCGGCGGCCTCGGGCTGCGCGCCCTGCGGACGAAGGAGCCGGTCACGGCCGATGCGTCGGGCTACGGCTCGGCGGCGCCGGCGAGTTAG
- a CDS encoding class F sortase has product MGVAWAFLLVGLWLWGNEITDVRGGLSDPTTGDVAAVGRPAGVDLPPAHEPLAAARPQRVDVPGLGVRAPVVARGLDAEGAIDPPPFAQPGVVGWYGGGVRPGARGTSLFVGHVDTESKPAVFYHLSALRPGEKVRVTRDDGSVAEFTVDDVQVLGRDDFSARTAYGPREEGRAELRLITCGGTFDRASRTYSANVVVSAYLTGAKGA; this is encoded by the coding sequence ATGGGCGTGGCCTGGGCGTTCCTGCTCGTCGGCCTGTGGCTGTGGGGCAACGAGATCACCGATGTGCGCGGCGGCCTCTCCGACCCGACGACGGGCGACGTCGCCGCCGTCGGCCGCCCCGCCGGGGTCGACCTGCCGCCCGCGCACGAGCCGCTCGCCGCGGCCCGCCCGCAGCGCGTCGACGTACCGGGCCTCGGCGTCCGCGCCCCCGTCGTCGCGCGCGGTCTGGACGCGGAGGGCGCCATCGATCCGCCGCCGTTCGCGCAGCCGGGTGTCGTGGGCTGGTACGGGGGCGGGGTGCGGCCCGGCGCGCGCGGCACCTCCCTGTTCGTCGGGCACGTCGACACTGAGTCCAAGCCCGCCGTGTTCTACCACCTCAGCGCCTTGCGCCCCGGCGAGAAGGTGCGCGTGACCAGGGACGACGGTTCGGTCGCCGAGTTCACGGTGGACGACGTGCAGGTCCTCGGCCGCGACGACTTCAGCGCGCGCACGGCCTACGGCCCCCGTGAGGAGGGTCGGGCCGAACTGCGCCTGATCACCTGCGGCGGCACCTTCGACCGCGCGAGCCGCACCTACTCGGCCAACGTGGTCGTGTCCGCCTACCTCACCGGGGCCAAGGGGGCATAG
- a CDS encoding glycosyltransferase family 2 protein, whose translation MTSTPTGQGSNDPSQTTQLRVLSNRTGGFRRIKKSLPRYDYEHYSRLAGPLTQPDPAKPYKVQYRSLLSQEPHRLRAALMLGAAPLLSLVLLAWLLQPEHWTERDYVAHDWLPVLDVVMLVSIGLIEFFRCMNVLSNAHATLVARDPIPVVPENGTRVAFLTSFVPGKEPIEMVTKTLEAAVKLRHRGLLHIWLLDEGDDPEVKAVCARLGVHHFSRKGIAKWNQAKGPHRAKTKHGNYNAWLDAHGDDYDYFASVDTDHVPMPNYLERMLGFFRDPDVGFVIGPQVYGNYDTFVTKAAESQQFLFHALIQRAGNAYGSPMFVGTSNAVRISALKQIGGLYDSITEDMATGFEIHRHKNPATGKKWKSVYTPDVLAVGEGPNAWTDFFTQQLRWSRGTYETILKQFWKAPFTLPPGRFFNYTMMVIFYPMSALNWILAALSCALFLGLGASGVNIDPTIWLMLYGNASALQIGLYVWNRRHNVSPHEPEGSGGVAGMVMSALSAPIYARSLMDAALRRKSKFVVTPKGDSASPDTLFGTFRIHLFFILVFAGSIAAAYVYDHAHPAMIIWATFALLITAAPIFAWRHGMRQEKKKSAAPAAGRAEPRHAAPTVPAPQPFPQQAAYSGQNQQPYPHQQYAPHSAPPHARPAPHGPQQKPSWASNDETKQIALGSHEQ comes from the coding sequence ATGACGTCGACGCCGACGGGGCAGGGCAGCAACGACCCGTCCCAGACGACCCAGCTGCGGGTCCTCTCGAACCGCACGGGCGGCTTCAGACGCATCAAGAAATCGCTGCCACGGTACGACTACGAGCACTACAGCCGACTCGCCGGGCCCCTCACCCAGCCGGACCCGGCGAAGCCGTACAAGGTCCAGTACCGCTCGCTGCTGTCCCAGGAGCCGCACCGCCTGCGCGCCGCGCTGATGCTCGGCGCGGCCCCGCTGCTCTCCCTCGTCCTGCTCGCCTGGCTGCTGCAGCCCGAGCACTGGACGGAGCGCGACTACGTCGCGCACGACTGGCTGCCCGTGCTCGACGTTGTCATGCTCGTCTCGATCGGCCTGATCGAGTTCTTCCGCTGCATGAACGTCTTGTCGAATGCGCACGCCACCCTCGTCGCCCGCGACCCGATCCCCGTGGTGCCCGAGAACGGCACCCGCGTGGCCTTCCTCACCTCGTTCGTGCCCGGCAAGGAGCCGATCGAAATGGTGACGAAGACCCTGGAAGCGGCGGTGAAATTGCGCCACCGGGGGCTCCTGCACATCTGGCTGCTCGACGAGGGCGACGACCCGGAGGTGAAGGCGGTCTGCGCGCGCCTCGGCGTGCACCACTTCTCCCGCAAGGGCATCGCCAAGTGGAACCAGGCCAAGGGCCCGCACCGCGCCAAGACCAAGCACGGCAACTACAACGCCTGGCTGGACGCGCACGGCGACGACTACGACTACTTCGCCTCCGTGGACACCGACCACGTCCCGATGCCCAACTACCTGGAGCGGATGCTCGGCTTCTTCCGCGACCCGGACGTCGGCTTCGTCATCGGCCCGCAGGTGTACGGCAACTACGACACGTTCGTCACCAAGGCAGCCGAGTCCCAGCAGTTCCTCTTTCACGCCCTGATCCAGCGCGCGGGCAACGCCTACGGCTCCCCGATGTTCGTCGGCACGTCCAACGCGGTGCGCATCAGCGCCCTGAAGCAGATCGGCGGTCTGTACGACTCGATCACCGAGGACATGGCGACGGGCTTCGAGATCCACCGCCACAAGAACCCGGCGACGGGCAAGAAGTGGAAGTCGGTCTACACCCCGGACGTGCTCGCCGTCGGCGAGGGCCCCAACGCCTGGACGGACTTCTTCACCCAGCAGCTCCGCTGGTCGCGCGGCACCTACGAGACCATCCTCAAGCAGTTCTGGAAGGCACCGTTCACGCTCCCGCCGGGACGGTTCTTCAACTACACGATGATGGTCATCTTCTACCCGATGTCCGCGCTGAACTGGATCCTCGCGGCCCTCAGCTGCGCCCTGTTCCTCGGCCTCGGCGCCTCCGGCGTGAACATCGACCCGACCATCTGGCTGATGCTGTACGGCAACGCGTCGGCGCTGCAGATCGGCCTGTACGTCTGGAACCGCCGCCACAACGTCTCCCCGCACGAGCCCGAGGGCTCCGGCGGTGTCGCGGGCATGGTGATGTCGGCGCTGTCAGCGCCGATCTACGCGCGCTCCCTGATGGACGCCGCGCTGCGCCGCAAGTCCAAGTTCGTCGTCACGCCCAAGGGCGACTCGGCGAGCCCGGACACGCTGTTCGGCACGTTCCGCATCCACTTGTTCTTCATCCTGGTCTTCGCCGGGTCCATAGCGGCGGCGTACGTGTACGACCACGCGCATCCCGCGATGATCATCTGGGCCACGTTCGCGCTGCTCATCACGGCCGCGCCGATCTTCGCCTGGCGGCACGGCATGCGCCAGGAGAAGAAGAAGTCCGCCGCTCCCGCCGCGGGCCGGGCCGAGCCCCGGCACGCCGCCCCGACCGTGCCCGCCCCGCAGCCCTTCCCGCAGCAGGCCGCGTACTCCGGTCAGAACCAGCAGCCGTACCCGCACCAGCAGTACGCGCCGCACTCCGCGCCACCGCACGCGCGCCCCGCACCGCACGGGCCGCAGCAGAAGCCCAGTTGGGCCTCGAATGACGAGACCAAGCAGATCGCCCTCGGGAGCCACGAACAATGA
- a CDS encoding CbtB domain-containing protein — protein sequence MSTATPAHGPAHTDTAAIQSATIETRDWLIAAAAAIVALIALYAVFMDNGSLISATGDYLHEFAHDGRHLFGAPCH from the coding sequence ATGTCCACTGCTACGCCTGCCCACGGCCCGGCACACACCGACACCGCGGCGATACAGTCCGCGACGATCGAGACCCGTGACTGGCTCATCGCGGCGGCCGCCGCGATCGTCGCGCTGATCGCTCTCTACGCCGTCTTCATGGACAACGGCTCGCTGATCTCGGCGACCGGCGACTACCTGCACGAGTTCGCTCACGACGGCCGGCACCTCTTCGGTGCTCCCTGCCACTGA
- a CDS encoding GAF and ANTAR domain-containing protein — MLDRTPARRLAQILIEAADTAADDFDVERHLRRVSQHCAELLGALAVGVVYADGGGAVGLAVSDKGGELARDLLEAQAAEGPCLESYGTGTPVPPVLLASADALARWPDFTKRARARGVEATFAVPLRARERVLGALNVFAARSPNGNRPDGRPQEGEEDSALVLAQALADAAGVGLRNHRAYATYRDLSQQLQVALTSRIRIEQAKGILAERWRTGLDVAFEALRRHARRERLVLDVVAGMVIEGALDDATLRGEGS, encoded by the coding sequence ATGCTGGACCGCACCCCAGCGCGCAGGCTGGCACAGATCCTCATCGAAGCCGCCGACACCGCCGCCGACGACTTCGACGTGGAGCGCCACCTGCGCCGCGTCAGCCAGCACTGCGCCGAACTCCTCGGAGCCCTGGCCGTGGGCGTGGTGTACGCCGACGGCGGCGGCGCCGTCGGCCTCGCCGTCAGCGACAAGGGCGGTGAGCTGGCCAGGGACCTCCTCGAAGCCCAGGCGGCAGAGGGCCCCTGCCTGGAGTCGTACGGCACCGGCACCCCCGTGCCGCCCGTCCTGCTCGCCTCCGCCGACGCGCTCGCCCGCTGGCCGGACTTCACGAAGCGGGCCCGCGCGCGGGGCGTGGAGGCCACGTTCGCGGTGCCGCTGCGGGCCCGCGAGCGGGTGCTCGGCGCGCTCAACGTCTTCGCCGCCCGGTCGCCGAACGGGAACCGGCCCGACGGCCGTCCGCAAGAGGGCGAAGAGGACAGCGCGTTGGTGCTCGCGCAGGCGCTCGCCGACGCCGCCGGGGTCGGGTTGCGCAACCACCGCGCGTACGCCACGTACCGCGACCTCTCCCAGCAGCTACAGGTCGCCCTGACCAGCAGGATCCGCATCGAGCAGGCCAAGGGGATCCTGGCCGAGCGCTGGCGGACCGGTCTGGACGTGGCCTTCGAGGCGCTGCGGCGGCACGCGCGCCGGGAGCGCCTGGTGCTGGACGTCGTCGCGGGAATGGTGATCGAAGGCGCCCTGGACGACGCGACGTTGCGCGGAGAGGGCTCGTAA
- a CDS encoding FadR/GntR family transcriptional regulator — MPRDLQERIKKLIIDQRLPSGAVLPTEPELMERLGASRNSVREALKALQAMGIVEIRHGFGTYVGPMSMAPMIEGLTFRTVAGHYRGEDSLLQLLELREAVEAGLIARLAGSIPAADLAELDALVDRMDAEAAGPDGTVRAETDRAFHAALYRCLGNRLLSEVMEAFWDAFHRVRTDLVDIPQDPKVTCRQHREILDAVRSSDVLRAERAIREHFGNIRSRLSAPASTALPLPSYDR, encoded by the coding sequence ATGCCACGCGACCTCCAGGAGCGGATCAAGAAGCTCATCATCGACCAGCGGCTGCCCTCGGGGGCGGTGCTGCCGACCGAGCCCGAGCTCATGGAGCGGCTCGGCGCCAGCAGGAACTCGGTGCGCGAGGCCCTGAAGGCGCTCCAGGCGATGGGCATCGTCGAGATCCGGCACGGCTTCGGCACCTACGTCGGACCGATGTCGATGGCCCCGATGATCGAGGGCCTGACCTTCCGCACGGTCGCGGGCCACTACCGGGGCGAGGACAGCCTGCTCCAGCTCCTCGAACTGCGCGAGGCAGTGGAGGCCGGCCTGATCGCGCGCCTGGCCGGTTCCATACCCGCCGCCGACCTCGCCGAGCTCGACGCCCTCGTGGACCGCATGGACGCCGAGGCCGCGGGCCCCGACGGCACCGTGCGCGCCGAGACCGACCGCGCCTTCCACGCCGCGCTCTACAGGTGCCTGGGAAACCGCCTGCTCAGCGAGGTCATGGAAGCGTTCTGGGACGCTTTCCACCGGGTTCGTACGGATTTGGTGGACATTCCCCAGGACCCGAAGGTCACCTGCCGGCAGCACCGGGAGATCCTGGACGCGGTGCGCTCCTCGGACGTGCTCCGCGCCGAGCGGGCGATACGGGAACACTTCGGTAACATTCGCTCCCGGCTGAGCGCACCTGCCTCAACAGCCCTCCCTCTTCCCAGTTATGACCGGTAA
- a CDS encoding glycoside hydrolase family 6 protein, whose product MYRKNTGRARGYAARGVSVTVALAGAALLLSGCSSDGDGKEEEGSGNGVSQQPKGKDPFWVNPEGNAAKQVAAYEKDGKKDEAEQIRKIAEQPVGEWIGPEKPEEEVRGYTEAAEKADRDALLVLYNIPHRDCGQFSKGGAADGNAYRAWIDAVAKGIGERHATVVLEPDAVLHMVDRCTPEQFHEERYDLLKGAVAKLKSLKNTKVYLDAGNAGWSQPDSLYEPLKRSGVELADGFSVNVSNFQTTEASKAYGKTLSSKVGGKPFIIDTSRNGRGPYTGKGKDPWCNPPGRALGEAPTVDTGDDLVDAYVWVKRPGESDGTCRGGPQAGQWFPEYALALAKASEQGAP is encoded by the coding sequence ATGTACCGCAAAAACACAGGTCGCGCGCGGGGCTACGCGGCCAGGGGGGTGTCCGTGACGGTGGCGCTCGCGGGGGCCGCGCTGCTGCTTTCCGGGTGTTCGTCGGACGGTGACGGCAAGGAGGAGGAGGGCTCCGGCAACGGCGTCAGCCAACAGCCCAAGGGCAAGGACCCGTTCTGGGTCAACCCCGAGGGGAACGCCGCCAAGCAGGTCGCCGCGTACGAGAAGGACGGCAAGAAGGACGAGGCCGAGCAGATCCGCAAGATCGCCGAGCAGCCCGTCGGCGAGTGGATCGGCCCGGAGAAGCCCGAGGAGGAGGTCCGCGGGTACACGGAGGCCGCCGAGAAGGCCGACCGGGACGCCCTCCTCGTCCTCTACAACATCCCGCACCGCGACTGCGGCCAGTTCTCCAAGGGCGGCGCCGCCGACGGCAACGCCTACCGCGCCTGGATCGACGCCGTGGCCAAGGGCATCGGCGAGCGGCACGCCACGGTCGTCCTGGAGCCGGACGCGGTCCTGCACATGGTCGACAGGTGCACGCCCGAGCAGTTCCACGAGGAGCGCTACGACCTCCTCAAGGGCGCCGTCGCCAAGCTCAAGTCCCTGAAGAACACGAAGGTCTACCTCGACGCGGGCAACGCGGGGTGGTCTCAGCCCGACTCGCTGTACGAGCCCTTGAAGCGCTCCGGCGTCGAGCTGGCCGACGGGTTCTCCGTGAACGTCTCCAACTTCCAGACCACGGAGGCCAGCAAGGCCTACGGCAAGACGCTGTCCTCCAAGGTCGGCGGCAAGCCGTTCATCATCGACACGAGCCGCAATGGGCGCGGGCCCTATACGGGCAAGGGCAAGGACCCTTGGTGCAACCCGCCCGGGCGGGCCCTGGGCGAGGCTCCCACCGTCGACACCGGCGATGACCTCGTCGACGCGTATGTGTGGGTCAAGCGGCCCGGTGAGTCCGACGGGACGTGTCGCGGTGGCCCGCAGGCCGGCCAGTGGTTCCCCGAGTACGCGCTCGCGCTGGCGAAGGCCAGTGAGCAGGGCGCCCCGTAA
- a CDS encoding peptidoglycan-binding protein, with translation MEAAPVFEEFEPANDCDCPGCVHWRRSGAHALPPRLGGHPAAHGARRALVLAAAAGSVLGSAHTLPAVASEQLGGVGERPAQPGEPHRAAPAGALAGLPGADGPDTPQRGPSALHGAPGKSAAARTTSRAEIITRAKRWVAAKVPYSMQRFSADGYRQDCSGFVSMAWNLGGNEWTGSLGRYATRISKEELKPGDILLFHNPANPERGSHVTIFGGWTDYTRGHYLAYEQARPHARRQATPYAYWNNGDRYLAYRYNGLRPTGQAGSGPGSARFPGAGRFGPGADNDHVTRLGEMLVARGGARFYRTGPGPRWSEADRAATRAFQRAQGWTGADADGLPGPTTWAYLVDGKGKDIPARKGAPGAPGAPAAPAFPGKAYFRPGQNNDHVTRLGRQLVRAGFGRYYAHGPGPRWGEADRRAVEAFQRAQGWRGGAADGMPGPETWRRLFA, from the coding sequence ATGGAGGCTGCTCCCGTATTCGAGGAATTCGAGCCCGCGAACGACTGCGACTGCCCGGGCTGTGTGCACTGGCGGCGTTCCGGAGCACACGCCCTGCCGCCCCGGCTCGGCGGCCACCCGGCCGCTCACGGCGCCCGCCGCGCCCTCGTCCTCGCGGCCGCGGCCGGCTCCGTCCTCGGCTCCGCCCACACCCTGCCCGCGGTGGCGTCCGAGCAGCTGGGAGGGGTGGGGGAGCGCCCCGCGCAGCCGGGCGAGCCGCATCGCGCGGCCCCGGCGGGAGCCCTCGCGGGCCTGCCCGGAGCGGACGGCCCCGACACCCCCCAGCGCGGCCCGAGCGCCCTGCACGGAGCGCCCGGCAAGAGCGCCGCGGCCCGCACGACCAGCCGCGCCGAGATCATCACCCGGGCCAAGCGGTGGGTCGCCGCGAAGGTGCCGTACAGCATGCAGAGGTTCTCGGCCGACGGTTACCGGCAGGACTGCTCGGGCTTTGTCTCGATGGCCTGGAATCTCGGCGGAAACGAATGGACGGGCAGCCTCGGACGTTATGCGACCCGTATCTCCAAGGAAGAACTGAAGCCCGGCGACATTCTCCTCTTCCACAATCCGGCGAACCCGGAGAGAGGTTCGCACGTGACCATTTTCGGCGGCTGGACCGACTACACCCGCGGCCATTACCTCGCCTACGAACAGGCCCGCCCGCACGCCCGCAGGCAGGCCACCCCGTACGCGTACTGGAACAACGGCGACCGCTATCTGGCGTATCGCTACAACGGGCTGCGGCCGACCGGCCAGGCGGGCTCGGGGCCGGGGTCGGCGCGGTTCCCGGGGGCCGGGCGGTTCGGGCCCGGCGCCGACAACGACCACGTCACGCGGCTCGGCGAGATGCTGGTGGCCCGTGGTGGCGCCCGCTTCTACCGCACCGGGCCCGGGCCGCGCTGGAGCGAGGCCGACCGGGCGGCGACCCGGGCCTTCCAGCGGGCACAGGGCTGGACCGGCGCCGACGCGGACGGCCTTCCGGGGCCGACGACGTGGGCGTACCTGGTGGACGGGAAGGGCAAGGACATTCCTGCCCGCAAGGGCGCTCCCGGTGCCCCCGGCGCCCCGGCCGCGCCCGCCTTCCCGGGCAAGGCGTACTTCCGGCCGGGGCAGAACAACGACCACGTGACCCGGCTCGGCAGACAGCTCGTGCGCGCGGGGTTCGGGAGGTACTACGCGCACGGGCCCGGGCCGCGCTGGGGCGAGGCGGACCGGCGCGCGGTCGAGGCGTTCCAGCGGGCGCAGGGGTGGCGGGGCGGCGCGGCCGACGGGATGCCGGGGCCGGAGACGTGGCGGCGGCTCTTCGCGTGA
- a CDS encoding kelch motif-containing protein — protein MKDPSSRRRARRIAIGTAVVLALAGMNGPWLWRVGSEKYHNYKINQPEYKADNGHWKVIDFPEEYRQNTIHASLLHTGKILMVAGSGNNQKNFDDKKFDTRLWDPVKNTIKKIPTPVDLFCTGHTQLADGKLLIAGGTKRYEKLKGDVTKAGGLMIVHNENPDKPITLPAGTKFTGKKNGKTFVSKDPVVVERAKKVFDKQTGKFLRNDPGLGRIYVEAQQSGAKYETGTQDNYRVQGLSGADTRNTYGIAQKLALDKKDFQGIKDTFEFDPIAEKYIKVDPMNEARWYPTLTTLTDGKVLSLSGLDEIGQLVPGKNEVYDPKTKKWTYTKGVRQFPTYPAIFQMADGKLFYSGSNAGYGPDDVGRDPGIWDLKTNKFKKIPGMSDPDLLETSNTVELPPAQDQRYMVVGGGGVGESKEASSKTRIVDLREDAPRFRDGPELEKGTRYPQASVLPDDSVLVSGGSEDYRGRSASNIKQARIYDPRSNTFDKVADPLVGRNYHSGSILLPDGRVMFFGSDSLYSDKGNTKPGVFEQRVEIYTPPYLYHGSRPALGAGPKKIARGGSGTFPTSDASSIKKARLIRPSATTHVTDIDQTSIALDMKKTAKGITVTVPKNRSLVESGWYMLFVTNEEGTPSKAQWVHVP, from the coding sequence ATGAAAGACCCGTCCAGCCGCCGCCGCGCCCGCCGGATCGCGATAGGTACGGCGGTGGTACTGGCCCTGGCCGGAATGAACGGCCCCTGGCTGTGGCGCGTGGGCTCCGAGAAGTACCACAACTACAAGATCAACCAGCCGGAGTACAAGGCCGACAACGGCCACTGGAAGGTGATCGACTTCCCGGAGGAGTACCGGCAGAACACGATCCACGCGTCGCTCCTGCACACCGGCAAGATCCTGATGGTGGCCGGGTCCGGCAACAACCAGAAGAACTTCGACGACAAGAAGTTCGACACCCGTCTCTGGGACCCGGTCAAGAACACCATCAAGAAGATCCCGACGCCCGTCGACCTGTTCTGCACCGGCCACACCCAGCTCGCCGACGGCAAGCTGCTGATCGCGGGCGGCACCAAGCGCTACGAGAAGCTCAAGGGCGACGTCACCAAGGCCGGCGGCCTGATGATCGTGCACAACGAGAACCCGGACAAGCCGATCACGCTGCCCGCGGGCACCAAGTTCACCGGCAAGAAGAACGGCAAGACGTTCGTGTCGAAGGACCCGGTCGTCGTCGAGCGCGCGAAGAAGGTCTTCGACAAGCAGACCGGCAAGTTCCTGCGCAACGACCCCGGCCTCGGCCGGATCTACGTCGAGGCGCAGCAGAGCGGCGCGAAGTACGAGACCGGCACCCAGGACAACTACCGCGTGCAGGGCCTCAGCGGCGCCGACACCCGCAACACGTACGGCATCGCGCAGAAACTCGCCCTGGACAAGAAGGACTTCCAGGGCATTAAGGACACCTTCGAGTTCGACCCGATCGCCGAGAAGTACATCAAGGTCGACCCGATGAACGAGGCCCGCTGGTATCCCACGCTGACCACGCTCACCGACGGCAAGGTGCTCTCCCTCTCCGGCCTCGACGAGATCGGCCAGCTGGTACCGGGCAAGAACGAGGTGTACGACCCGAAGACCAAGAAGTGGACGTACACCAAGGGCGTCCGGCAGTTCCCGACCTATCCGGCGATCTTCCAGATGGCCGACGGCAAGCTCTTCTACTCCGGCTCCAACGCCGGTTACGGCCCCGACGACGTCGGCCGTGACCCGGGCATCTGGGACCTGAAGACGAACAAGTTCAAGAAGATCCCCGGCATGAGCGACCCGGACCTCCTGGAGACCTCCAACACGGTGGAGCTGCCGCCCGCGCAGGACCAGCGGTACATGGTGGTCGGCGGCGGTGGCGTCGGCGAGTCCAAGGAGGCCTCGTCGAAGACCCGGATCGTGGACCTGCGGGAGGACGCCCCGCGCTTCCGGGACGGCCCGGAGCTGGAGAAGGGCACCCGCTACCCGCAGGCGTCCGTGCTCCCCGACGACTCCGTCCTCGTCTCCGGCGGCTCCGAGGACTACCGCGGCCGCAGTGCCTCCAACATCAAGCAGGCCCGGATCTACGACCCGAGGTCCAACACCTTCGACAAGGTCGCCGACCCGCTCGTGGGCCGCAACTACCACTCGGGCTCGATCCTGCTGCCCGACGGCCGCGTGATGTTCTTCGGCTCGGACTCCCTGTACTCCGACAAGGGCAACACGAAGCCGGGCGTCTTCGAGCAGCGCGTGGAGATCTACACGCCGCCGTACCTGTACCACGGGTCCCGGCCCGCCCTGGGCGCGGGCCCGAAGAAGATCGCGCGCGGCGGGTCCGGGACGTTCCCGACGTCCGACGCCTCGTCGATCAAGAAGGCCCGGCTGATCCGGCCCAGCGCCACGACCCATGTGACGGACATCGACCAGACGTCCATCGCCCTCGACATGAAGAAGACCGCGAAGGGGATCACGGTCACCGTCCCGAAGAACCGCAGCCTGGTCGAGTCCGGCTGGTACATGCTCTTCGTGACGAACGAGGAGGGCACGCCCAGCAAGGCCCAGTGGGTACACGTCCCGTGA